In a single window of the Xiphophorus couchianus chromosome 10, X_couchianus-1.0, whole genome shotgun sequence genome:
- the si:dkey-21c1.4 gene encoding uncharacterized protein C17orf80 homolog: MSSEVCPFCGKTYKRLKSHLPHCKAAASSKAPSTTQDVAATQKPASHPAAAVFKTTSKGKKSEQMSSVATYLPSERSKKGSVATLKPVHVATPDDLSSSSSIASNSSTLKKKKKQSLGDQIITTAPSTSPPSPLSSTLSKPKKKSLRALIEAAKSEHIAKETLKGARSASKDLSLSRTSNQTETKAVPDSFKDTSVASVLAETKANKEPKVKDVLLTTKYTADFLDSNVNKNNIKHPDWGTERSVEPGSGHQMRVTLQDVKATLGRAASHRLSSQPTILSRIAAADSLNSEIRLDTDLGLVRLSAVNQKHPVNYLATPTTQSDKQLGNRKQPKELQLFQKNSKPTQQDTDRQPASACANVQLGTSSSILNESLKVDPHRGLLSVFASPHLLSGHHLHPAETQSLPGMAEDFQLLTGKKNVAEKPTEGLLTQRSLDQVRLRELPDWLASKTPSRPRDVVKMVERGWLWYYRRYIDVKKGSVGGLSMLLAGYCVLSYIWSYPHIKLSRWRKYH, encoded by the exons ATGAGCTCCG AGGTCTGTCCATTCTGTGGAAAAACTTACAAAAGGTTGAAGAGTCACCTTCCACACTGcaaggcagcagcgagctctaaAGCACCTTCAACCACACAGGATGTTGCAGCCACTCAGAAACCTGCTTCCCATCCGGCTGCAGCGGTTTTCAAAACAACCTCAAAGGGAAAGAAGAGCGAGCAAATGTCCTCCGTGGCAACGTATCTACCATCAGAGAGGAGCAAAAAAGGTTCAGTGGCAACATTAAAACCAGTGCACGTAGCAACACCAGATGACTTATCTTCATCATCAAGTATTGCATCAAACTCATCAAccttgaagaagaagaagaaacagtcCCTGGGTGATCAAATCATTACAACAGCCCCGTCTACCTCCCCACCTTCTCCACTATCCTCTACTTTGTCCAAGCCAAAGAAGAAGAGTCTCCGTGCTTTGATAGAAGCAGCAAAATCTGAACATATTGCAAAGGAAACTCTAAAGGGAGCCAGGTCAGCCTCAAAAGATTTAAGTCTGAGTAGAACCAGCAACCAAACAGAGACCAAAGCAGTTCCAGACTCATTTAAAGACACCAGTGTTGCTTCAGTGCTTGCAGAAACTAAAGCCAACAAAGAACCAAAGGTGAAGGATGTTCTTTTGACAACCAAATATACCGCTGACTTCCTGGACTctaatgtgaataaaaataatatcaagCACCCTGATTGGGGGACTGAGAGGTCTGTGGAGCCAGGAAGTGGTCACCAAATGAGAGTTACCCTGCAAGATGTTAAAGCCACACTAGGCAGAGCTGCCAGCCACCGGCTGTCCAGCCAGCCGACCATCCTGAGCCGCATCGCAGCAGCTGACAGCCTGAACAGCGAAATCAGGCTGGACACTGATCTCGGTCTGGTCCGGCTTTCAGCGGTGAACCAAAAACACCCTGTAAACTATTTGGCAACACCCACAACTCAGTCAGATAAGCAGCTCGGCAATAGAAAACAACCGAAAGAGCTGCAACTGTTTCAGAAAAACTCTAAACCAACTCAACAAGATACTGATCGTCAGCCAGCTTCAGCATGTGCAAACGTACAGCTTGGTACAAGTTCCTCCATCTTAAATGAGAGCCTGAAGGTGGACCCTCACAGAGGACTACTCTCAGTATTTGCATCCCCCCACCTGCTCTCCGGCCACCATCTCCATCctgctgaaacacagagttTGCCTGGGATGGCTGAAGATTTCCAGCTCCTCACCGGGAAGAAAAACGTTGCTGAAAAGCCAACTGAAG GATTGCTGACACAACGAAGTTTGGACCAAGTGAGACTGAGGGAGCTGCCCGATTGGCTGGCCAGCAAAACACCCAGTCGGCCCAGAGATGTTGTAAAAATGGTGGAGAGAG GCTGGTTGTGGTATTACAGACGGTACATTGATGTAAAGAAAGGCAGCGTCGGTGGACTGAGCATGCTGCTGGCAGGTTACTGTGTGCTCAGCTACATCTGGAGTTACCCCCATATAA AGTTAAGTCGTTGGAGGAAATATCATTAA
- the LOC114151980 gene encoding guanine nucleotide-binding protein subunit alpha-13, which yields MADFLPTRSMLKVCLPTCLLNAGEADQIRKSKEIDRNLSREKTYVKRLVKILLLGAGESGKSTFLKQMRIIHGQDFDQQAREDFKGTIYSNVIKGMRVLVDAREKLHIPWGDENNQQHGDRVMAFDTRSAKMANGQLEMLVFLQYAKALKALWADSGIQNAYDRRREFQLGESVKYFLDNLEKISQPDYLPSQQDILLARKPTKGIHEYDFEIKNVPFKMVDVGGQRSERRRWFECFDSVTSILFLVSSSEYDQVLMEDRQTNRLRESLDIFETIVNNRVFVNVSIILFLNKTDLLEEKVKLVPLKDYFPEYAGTEHSLPDVQAFMVECFRAKRRDATQKPLYHHFTTAINTENIRLVFRDVKDTILHDNLKQLMLQ from the exons ATGGCGGATTTCCTGCCGACCAGGTCTATGTTAAAAGTTTGTTTGCCCACCTGCCTGCTTAACGCCGGCGAGGCGGACCAGATCCGAAAGTCCAAGGAGATCGACAGAAATCTGTCGCGGGAGAAAACGTACGTGAAGCGGCTGGTGAAGATCCTGCTGCTGGGCGCTGGCGAGAGCGGCAAGTCGACTTTCCTCAAACAAATGCGAATCATCCACGGCCAGGACTTCGACCAGCAAGCCCGAGAGGATTTCAAAGGAACGATCTACAGCAATGTTATCAAAG GTATGCGTGTGCTGGTGGACGCGCGGGAGAAACTGCACATCCCGTGGGGTGATGAGAACAACCAGCAGCACGGCGACCGGGTGATGGCCTTCGACACCCGGTCGGCCAAGATGGCAAACGGGCAGCTGGAGATGCTGGTGTTCCTGCAGTACGCCAAGGCACTCAAAGCACTGTGGGCGGACTCGGGCATTCAGAACGCATACGACCGGCGCAGGGAGTTTCAGCTG GGTGAGTCGGTGAAGTATTTCTTGGATAATCTGGAGAAGATCTCCCAGCCA gACTATCTTCCCAGTCAACAGGACATCCTGCTGGCCCGTAAGCCCACCAAGGGCATCCATGAGTATGACTTTGAGATCAAGAACGTTCCCTTTAAGATGGTGGACGTCGGGGGCCAGCGGTCAGAGCGGAGGCGCTGGTTTGAGTGCTTCGACTCCGTCACCTCCATTCTGTTTCTCGTCTCTTCCTCTGAATATGATCAG GTGCTGATGGAGGACAGGCAGACCAACCGGCTGCGAGAGTCACTCGACATCTTCGAGACCATCGTCAACAACCGCGTCTTCGTCAACGTCTCCATCATCCTCTTCCTGAACAAGACAGACCTGCtggaggagaaggtgaagcTCGTCCCGCTCAAAGACTACTTTCCCGAGTACGCCGGGACGGAGCACAGCCTGCCAGACGTGCAGGCCTTCATGGTGGAGTGCTTCCGGGCCAAGAGGCGCGACGCCACACAGAAGCCCCTGTATCACCACTTCACCACGGCCATCAACACGGAGAACATCAGGCTGGTGTTCCGGGACGTCAAGGACACCATCCTCCACGACAACCTCAAGCAGCTCATGCTCCAAtga